GATTTCCTTTCGCACTAATAATCGCATTTTTCTTTTTTATTTTTAATCCAGAAAGTATATGGATACCAAATTTAGGTATTTTATTCTTATCGATAGTATCCACCTTCTTATCCTTCTTGATTCAATTTTTAATCCAGTCAATAGTTGCATGTCTATGTTTCTGGACAGAGAAAGCCTCATCGATAGAAAGATTGTTATTCATTCCAACTTTATTTCTATCAGGTCTTTTAGCACCAGTAGTTTCATTTCCCGCAGAAGTTAAATCTTGGATTTATTTGACTCCTTTTCCATATTTAATTGATTTCCCTGCGAACTTAATGTCAGGTAATGAAACAAATATTAGCAGAGGCTTAAGTATGCAAATTCTATGGATTTTTTTACTTTTTCCATTATTTAAGAGAATCTGGTTCGAAGGAACGAAAAAATATACAGCAATGGGGTCATGAATTTAAGTAAATATCTAAACGTTTATAAAAAATTTTTACATACTTCTTTAGCTTCTGAATTGGAGTATAAGACAAATATACTAGTTGATTTAATTACTGCAATTTTAAGTTTAATAGGGAGTATTTTTCTATTATCTATTTTCTTTCAAAATAATGGATATATTGGAGGGTGGAAATTTGAACAGGCACTAATAATTCAAGGCATTTATACAATTTTGAATGGTATAACAAATACATGGTTTAATCCAAATCTTACAGAAATAGTTAAACATATAAGAGAAGGAACATTAGACTTCGTACTTTTAAAACCTATTGATAGTCAATTTTTTATTTCATTAAAAAAAATAAATCCATCTGGATTTTTAGAAATAATACTTGGATTTTTCTTGTTACTCTTCTGCATAAGAATAAATCAAATCAATTTAAGTTTAAGTTTTCTCACCCTGTCGGTGATTACGATAAGCTGCTCGATTTGTATTTTATATAGCCTATGGTTTTTTATCTCTACTACTACTATTTGGTTTGTTAAGACTTGGAATGCAATAGAAGTATTAAGATCATTTCTTTATATTGGAAGATTTCCTCTAAATTCATTTTCATTTTCTTTAAGAGTTTTTTTTAGTATTTTCATTCCTATTGCTTTTATAACTACAATTCCTTCTGAAGTTTTTCTAGGACTTTCTCAATTGTGGAAAATATTGCTTGAAGTTATTGTTGCTTCAGTATTTCTTATAACTTCAAGAAAGTTCTGGTTATTTGCTTTAAAGTTCTATTCATCAGCATCAAGCTAAATATTATTTAATAACCTCCCTGCAAAATTCCCAAATTTGTTGTTTACTTTTCAGATTAGAAAGCATAGTTAATTTCTTAAAATGAGGTTTAGATTTTTCAACAGATAAACGCCTACAGTTGTATTCGATTTCATGATTTCTTGATATGATTCCTAATTTGAGTGCAACATCACCAAGGATTATTAATAAAGAGAGAAAAAAAACTATACCGAAAAATTGTGAAATTGATTTTGAATAATTTTCATTTTCAGTTTTTAATTCAAACTTCATTACTTAACTATATGCTGAGGGCACTTAATTGCAGCAATAGCAACAGCCGTAACTTTAAAATTTTCTGACTTCTCAATAACCTTTTTTACCTCTAATGGTCCAAATTTATTACTTGCATCACTGTAGGAAAGAAGTAAAGATTTATAGTTATCATGACCTAAATTTCTATACTCACAGAAATTATCTCCAACATAATTTAAAAGAGTTAGTAAAGTTAATTCAATCATTAAAGATTTTTACTAGCAAAGTTCTTACGAATAATACTGTGCAGGACATTTTTAACAAGTAAAATTACCAAAAACATTTGAAATCATAAAATAGGATTTTTGCTTATAAACTCTAAAATTACACAATTTTTTTAGAATTTTTAGATTTAAATATAAAAAATCATTAAAGCACTATCTGTAGTGTAGTAAACTTGTCAAGATAGCGCTATAGATAGGGGGTTGCATTTTTTAAGAAATTGGTTTAAAAATAAGATTCCCCATCACCCGGCCCCACATATGTGAGGCCTTTTTTATGTTTTTTAAATAAGATCTCTCTAAAAGTATTATTAAATAAAACGATTAATTCATTAACCACTTTTATAACGAATAAAGAAAATAAAGTAAATAAATAAAAATAATAATTAATTTATTTTTTAATTAGTAATCCTGCTTTAGACTTTCACAAAAATGTACTGCTATCCCGAAATAATTTACAAAAAACTTTTTATGGATTTAATCAGTAAGCTAATACCAACTAAAATACAAACTGTTATGAAAGTTTTCTTAATTAGTATATTCCCGTTTAATTTTGACAAGTGAGCCCCGAAAAATCCTCCTGTAAAGGAACCAATTATTAAAACTATCAATAAATTTAATGGAACCGATCCTATTCTTGCCAAAAATAATGCTCCGACAAAATTCCAAAAAATCCCAACAGTAAAAAATGTCATACTTATGGCTCGAAGAAAATCCATTTCAAAAGTTTTTATTAAGAGTATTGTTACAAGCAATCCAGTTCCTGAAGAAATAGAACCATTTAATATACCTATAAGAAAAATAAAAAATAAAAATCTAATTTTGTGAACCAAATTAAGCTTTTTATTACCAGATGATAAACCTAAATCTGGTTTAAGAAATGAGTAAAAAGCTAATAATATGGATATTATTCCTAGAATTAAGTAAAAATACTTTTCTGATATATATTCAACTACAGAAGCCCCTAAAATTACTCCTGGTAATCCAAAAATTAAAATTTGCCAAGCAACACTTATATCATTACCTAAAGATTTGTAATTTCTTAAGGAACCCCCTATTCCTAATGCAACTGTTGCTAATTTATGACTAGCAAGAGCCTGATAATAAGGAACTCCAGATAAAATCAATGCCGGTAATTGTAATAATCCCGCTCCTCCTCCAGAAATCCCTGAGAACGTATTAGAAAAAAACGATATCAAAAAGATATAAATACTTTTAAATAAAGAATGATCAAAATTACCTAATAATATTGTTAATAAATAAAGCATTTACTATAAATTGCCCTTTGTATTAATAAGTGAAAATTATTCTTTTCATCAGAAGCATTTGGTTTAAGAAGTCTTATCTTATCTTTTTAAATCATACTTTAAAAAAAACTGTTATTATCAGAAAAAATATCAAGAATTTTATGCATAGACAAGATGCAATTTATCTTGATCAGTTTTGTCCCAAGATAAATAATAAAAATTGGAGAGAATCACTTAATAAAGTTACTAATTATAAATGTATTTATTGCGGTAAACCCTCAGAATCACTCGACCATCTTCACCCAATGTCAAAAGGGGGGATTAGCAGTACAAGTAATTGCGTACCATGTTGTTTGTCATGTAATGGGAAGAAATCAGATTCAGAAGTTCTTAGTTGGTACAGAAAACAAAATTTTTATGATCCTCGAAGAGCTATGGCGATACGAGCATGGTTTAATGACGATTTGAAACTTGCGTCGGTTCTTTTGAATTACCTAAATTAAAATGAAACGATAAATTGATTGAGATTCGAAAAAATATTTTTGTACATTGTTAAATAGGATACTTTATTT
This window of the Prochlorococcus marinus XMU1410 genome carries:
- a CDS encoding ABC transporter permease, giving the protein MIFNLINRKIFTLLKVQYSNMLEYRVEIALWAVSGIIPFFMLNIWTNNNLNESINISDVMLSRYFLCAFFVRQFSVVWVVFSFEEDSLLGKVSPYLIQPLNPFFRYFAQHLAEQITRFPFALIIAFFFFIFNPESIWIPNLGILFLSIVSTFLSFLIQFLIQSIVACLCFWTEKASSIERLLFIPTLFLSGLLAPVVSFPAEVKSWIYLTPFPYLIDFPANLMSGNETNISRGLSMQILWIFLLFPLFKRIWFEGTKKYTAMGS
- a CDS encoding ABC transporter permease — translated: MNLSKYLNVYKKFLHTSLASELEYKTNILVDLITAILSLIGSIFLLSIFFQNNGYIGGWKFEQALIIQGIYTILNGITNTWFNPNLTEIVKHIREGTLDFVLLKPIDSQFFISLKKINPSGFLEIILGFFLLLFCIRINQINLSLSFLTLSVITISCSICILYSLWFFISTTTIWFVKTWNAIEVLRSFLYIGRFPLNSFSFSLRVFFSIFIPIAFITTIPSEVFLGLSQLWKILLEVIVASVFLITSRKFWLFALKFYSSASS
- a CDS encoding sulfite exporter TauE/SafE family protein, with product MLYLLTILLGNFDHSLFKSIYIFLISFFSNTFSGISGGGAGLLQLPALILSGVPYYQALASHKLATVALGIGGSLRNYKSLGNDISVAWQILIFGLPGVILGASVVEYISEKYFYLILGIISILLAFYSFLKPDLGLSSGNKKLNLVHKIRFLFFIFLIGILNGSISSGTGLLVTILLIKTFEMDFLRAISMTFFTVGIFWNFVGALFLARIGSVPLNLLIVLIIGSFTGGFFGAHLSKLNGNILIKKTFITVCILVGISLLIKSIKSFL
- a CDS encoding HNH endonuclease — translated: MHRQDAIYLDQFCPKINNKNWRESLNKVTNYKCIYCGKPSESLDHLHPMSKGGISSTSNCVPCCLSCNGKKSDSEVLSWYRKQNFYDPRRAMAIRAWFNDDLKLASVLLNYLN